GCCTACGGCGAACTGGCCGAGCACGCCATGGATCTGCCGGTTCCCGATCCGGCTTCGGTGCAACTGCGTGATCCGAGCCAGTTCCGCTGGATCGGCAAACCGGTGAAGCGCGTCGATGCCTACGACAAGTCCACGGGCAAGGCGCTCTACAGCATCGATCTGAAGGTCGACGACATGCTCCACGCCGCCGTTCAGCATGCCCCGCGTTTGGGCATGACCGTGGGTAACCTGCGCAACGAAGAGCAGGTTAAAGCGATGAAAGGCGTGCATTCCGTGCATCGCCTGCCGGGGGCCGTGGCGGTGGTCGCCGAGCGCTGGTGGCACGCCAAACGTGCAGTGGAAGCGATTCAGGTCGACTGGCAGGAACCCACGGCCGACAGCAAAGTACGGCCGATGCCCGCGGATTTTTCCAGCGACGCCTGGCTCAAGCGCCTGGCTGACGACAAAGGCCCGGCCAGGGATGATGAAAATGAGGGCGACGTGGCTGCAGTTCTGGCCAGCGCCAAAACGCGGATTGACGCCACTTACCACAATCAGTACCTGAACCACGGCCAGTTGGAGCCGCCATCGGCGCTGGCCCGATTCAATCCCGACGGTTCGCTGGAAGTCTGGCTGCCCAATCAGGCGCCGGACATGTTCCGTGCCGACATCGCCAAACGCACCGGGCTGGATCCGTCGCGCATCACCTTGCATTCGCCATTGCTGGGGGGCTTCTTCGGTCGGCATTTCCTCTACGACGCCGCCAGTCCCTACCCGCAGGCAATCGAGTTATCGAAAGCGGTTGGCCGCCCGGTCAAACTGATCTGGAGCCGCGAGGAAGAGTTCCTGCGCGACGTGCTGCGTCCGGTGGCAGCGGTGAATTTCCGTGCGGCGCTGGATAATGACGGCTGGCCGCTGGCGATCGAAGCAATCAGTGCCACCGAAGGCCCGACCGAGGCGCTGGCCGGCAAACAGGGTGAGAAGCTCGACCCGACGGCGCTTGAAGGCTTGTCAGGCAAGTCCTATGCGATCCCCAACAAGCGCATCGCGCAGATCTACGCCAAAGGCCCGGCGATGCTGGGTTACTGGCGTTCGGTGGGCAATTCGCTCAACGACTTCTTCTATGAATCGTTCCTTGACGAACTGGCCGACAAGGGCGGCAAGGACCCGTTCGAATTGCGCCTGCATCTGCTGCGCGACAACCCGCGACTGACCACGCTGCTGCAAGCGGTGGGCGAGCTGTCGGGTGGCTGGAAGCGTGGGCCGTTTACCGCGGCGGACGGCAGCAAACGCGCGCGAGGCGTGGCGATGGCGTCGCCGTTCGGTACCCAGACGGCGGTGATCGCCGAGGTCTCCATCGAGAACGGCCAGGTCAAGGTGCACGACATCTGGCAGGCGATCGACCCCGGTAGCATCGTCAATCCGGCGATTGTCGAAGCACAGGTCAATGGCGCGGTGGCGCTGGGCCTGTCGCAGACCCTGGTGGAGGAAGCCGTGTGGATTGATGGCAAACCGCGCGCGCGCAACTACGACTTGTATCCGATCCTGCCGCCTGCGCGGATGGCCCGGGTCCACGTGCGTGTTGTCGAGAGCGGGGAAAAAATGGGCGGCATCGGCGAACCACCGTTGCCCGCTGTCGCGCCCGCCGTCGCCAATGCGGTGGCAACGCTGACCGGGCAACGGGTGCGCAGCCTGCCCATGAGCCGACACACCTTCACTTGATCAGCGCCGGAGCGTCCATGAATAACAGCCGATTCGCAAGAACCGCTGGCTGGCTGGCAGTGCCGTGCCTGGTCGCGGCAGGCCTGCTGGCCTGGTATGTCACCCGCGAGCCTGTCTCGCGCCTTGAAAACAACCACACCGCCGTGGCCGATATCGACCCGGCGCTGGTCGCTCGTGGCGAATACGTCGCCCGACTCAGCGATTGCGTGGCGTGCCACAGCGTGCCGGGCGGTGCGCCGTTCGCTGGCGGCCTGGAAATGGCCACGCCACTTGGCGCGATCCACGCGACCAACATCACCCCGGAGCCGGAAACCGGCATCGGTCGCTACAGCCTGGCGGACTTCGACCGTGCGGTGCGCCACGGCGTAGCGCCCGACAGCCGTCGTCTGTACCCGGCGATGCCCTACCCGTCCTACGCCAAGCTCAGTGACGACGATGTGCGAGCGCTGTACGCGTTCTTCATGAAAGGCGTGGCACCGGTCAAGCAGGCGAATATCCCGAGTGCGATTCCTTTCCCGTTGAACCTGCGCTGGCCGATTGCGTTGTGGAACGGTGTCTTCGCCGATACCGAACCTTACGTGGCCAAACCCTCGCAGGATGCCGTGTGGAATCGCGGCGCTTATCTCGTTCAAGGCGCCGGGCACTGCGGCAGTTGCCATACGCCGCGCGGTCTGGCGTTCAACGAGAAGGCTCTGGATGAATCCGCCACGCCGTACCTCGCCGGCGCCTTGCTCGATGGCTGGTACGCGCCAAGCCTGCGTGATGATCACAACACCGGTCTGGGCCGCTGGAGTGAGCCGGAGATCGTGCAGTTCCTCAAGACCGGGCGCAACAAACATGCAGTGGTTTATGGCTCAATGACCGAGGCGTTCAACAACTCGACTCAGTTCATGAGCGATGACGATCTGACCGCGATCGCCCGCTATCTCAAGTCATTGCCGGGGGATCCTCAGCGCGACGGCCAGCCATGGCAGTACCAAACGGTTTCGGCGACGGAACGTCTGGACGCGCCCGGTGCTCATACCTACGTCACGCGCTGTGCTTCGTGCCACGGTTTGGACGGCAAGGGCCAGTCGGAATGGATGCCGCCGCTGGCCGGCGCCACGTCGGCACTGGCCAAGGAAAGTGCCTCGGCGATCAACATCACCCTCAACGGTTCGCAACGGGTGGTGGCCGCCGGAGTACCGGACGCCTATCGCATGCCAGCCTTCCGCGAACAGTTGTCGGATCAACAGATCGCCGAAGTGCTGACCTTCATGCGCAGCACCTGGGGCAATCAGGGCGGTGCCATTGAACCCCAGGCCGTCAACAAGCTGCGTGAACGTACGGATCCGGCCAGCAGCAGCCCGATCATCCTGCAAATGCGTTAGAGGAACTTTGATGGAAAGCATCGACTTGCTGGTCCTGCGCACCGCGCGGGACTGGCTCGCCGCCGGCGAGCAAGTGTTGCTCGCCACGGTGGCGCGCACATGGGGCTCTTCGCCGCGCCCGACAGGCTCGATGATGGCCTTGCGTAACGACGGGCGTGTGGTCGGCAGCGTGTCCGGCGGCTGCATCGAGGACGACCTGATCGATCGCTACACCACCGCGCATGGCGGCAGCGGCCTCAAGGACAGTGCGCCCGAGGTGGTGCGCTACGGCGTCAGCGCCGACGAGGCGCATCGTTTCGGTTTGCCCTGTGGCGGCACGCTTGAGCTGATTCTGGAGTTCAATCCCTCATGGCAGGTGCTCGACGAGCTGCTGGTGCAACTGGATGCCGGGCAACTGGTGCGCCGCTGCCTGGCACTGGATAGCGGTCGCGTCACACTGCAAGCCACGGCAACTCCTGAGCAATTCAGTTTCGACGGCCAACAGATGCTCAATACCCTCGGGCCGGGGTATCGGCTGCTGATGATCGGTGCCGGCGCGCTGGCCGAGTATCTGGCGACCATGGCGCTGTTCAACGGCTTCAAGGTCGCGGTGTGCGACCCACGTGCCGAATACATCGACACCTGGGCGGTGAACGGTGTGGAGCGCATCATCGGCATGCCGGATGACGTGGTGCGCGACTTCGCGGTCGATCTGCGCACCTGTATCGTCGCCTTGAGTCATGATCCGCGACTCGACGATCTGGCACTGCTCGAGGCCCTGCACAGCCCGGCGTTTTACATCGGCGCCATCGGTTCGCGGCGCAACAGTCAGCTGCGCCGCGAACGTCTGATCGAGCATTTCGGTGAGACCCAGGCATCACTCGAACGGCTGCACGGGCCAATCGGCATCTACATTGGCAGCAAGACACCGGCGGAAATCGCGGTCAGCGTGATGGCCGAGATCCTGGCCGCGAAGAATGGCGCCAATTTGCCGAAGGCGTTTTCGATTGCCAGAGCCAAGGCGCAACAGGGTCTGGCGCAATCGCATTGAGCCCCGTTGCTTGGCCCTGTGCCTATATCAGGCGACTTTGATCACCACTTTGCCAAACGCGCCCTTCGCCAGATGCTCGTACGCCTCGCGCGCTTTCTCGAACGGATACACCTGATCGATCACCGGGCGAATCTTGTGCTGGTTGAGGAAGACGTTCATTCGGTCGAAGGATGAGCGCGGTGCCACGGCGATACCGCGAATGGTGGTCTGGCGGAAAATCAGCGGCATCAGATTGAGTGCAACGGTCTGCCCGGTCAAAAAGCCGATTTGTGCAATGCGCCCGGAAGCCTTGGTCGCTGCAACCGACTGATTGATGCCGTTGCCACCGGCCACGTCGAGCAGCAGATCCACGCCTTTGCCGTCAGTCAGCCGCAACACTTCATCGGCCCAGTTCGGTGTCGTTCTGTAGTTCACGCCCGCGACCGCTCCCAGTTCCTTCACGGCTTGCAGGTTGTGCTCGCTACTCGATGTGGCGATCACTTTGGCGCCCAGCGCCGTGGCGATCTGCACGGCAAAAATCGACACCCCGCCCGTGCCTTGTACCAGCACGGTCTGACCGGGCTGGATCTGTCCAAAGTCGACCAGTGAGTACCACGCCGTGAGCGCAGCAATCGGCAACGTCGCCGCCTCTTCGTCGCTCATGTTGTCCGGCGCGGCAACGGCGCTGTCTTCGTGGATGATCATGTATTCGGCCAATCCGCCGGGCAACGGCGAACCAAAGCAGTAGTCCGGTTCATTCGGCCCCGGCTCGCCATCCAGCCAGCGGGAATACAGATGCGAGTTGACCCGATCGCCGACCTTGAAGCGGCTGACGCCGTCACCCACCGCGACCACGGTGCCCGCTGCGTCGCTCACCGGAATCAACGGTTTGGGCACCATGTGCGGCTCGTAGATGCCGTCAACGATCGCCTTGTCGCGAAAATTGAGGGACACGGCGCCGACCTTTACCAGCAATTCGCCGGACTGTGGCTGCGGGGTCGCTGTCTCTTCCAGGTGCAGACTGTCGAGGCCGAACTCTTTCAGTAACCAGGCTTTCATTGCGAATCTCCAAAAACGGATCAATGGCTGCAAACCACCAAGGGTTTGCCTGGGCACATCTTTCGCTGTTGGGCTCGCGCAATAAATACGCAAAAAGGCACATGATTATTCTATCCTCAAGCAACAATTGAATTCCGTCAGGTCCCGATCATGGAATTGCTGCAATCGATGCGACTGTTCGCTCGGCTTGCCGAGCTCGGCAGCTTCACTAAAGCCGCCGAATCGCTGGACATCGGGCGCCCCCAGGTCACCCGTTACATCCAGGAGCTGGAAACATCCCTGGGTGTGCGTCTGTTTCAGCGCACCACCAGAAAAGTCGCGCTCACCACCGAAGGCCAACTGTTCTATGAGCGAGTGCAGGAAATTCTCGCGGATATCTCGGCCGCCACTTCGATGTTCGACCGCAGCGGAGCAACGCTCGAAGGCCGGCTTCGGGTCGATATCCCGACCGCGTTCGCGCAACTGGACTTCATCAAAAACCTGAAAACCTTCACCAGCGCCTTCCCCGGGATCGACATGGTGCTGGGCGTGACTGATCGGGCGGTCGACCTGATCGGTGAAGGCATCGACTGCGCGTTACGAATTGGCGAGTTACCGGACTCGACCTTGATCGCTCGCCCGATCGCCATGGCGACCATGGTCACGTGCGCAGCCCCCGAGTATCTGCAGGAACACGGCGAACCGCGGACACTCGACGATCTGAATGCCCATCGCGGGGTGAATTTTCTTTCCGGCCAAAACAACAGGACATTGCCCTGGCACTTCTCGGTCAAAGGCAAAGACCGCGCGTTCATCAGCAACGCCGGCATCACCGTCACCGAGTCGAATGCCTACGTGCAGTGCGGCGTAGCGGGCTTTGGAATCATTCAGGCGCCAGGCATCACCGTGGCCGAATATCTGGCCAGCGGCACCCTGGTGGAAATCCTCAGCGCCTATCGGCCCACCCCGCGCCCGGTATCACTGCTGTACCCCAGCCGCACGCACCTGGCTGCGCAAGTTCAGGTATTTGTCGAATGGCTGCAGCAGCACTTTGTGCAGATCTATCCTGACTGGCTGGAACAATAACGATCAACAGCGCCTTTCGAGGCTTGCGCGTAATCAAGGAGCACCGCACGACATGGAACAAATCACTTACCGCACCGCGACGGGCGCAGACGCGTTGAGCATGTGTGAGCTGGGGCAATTGCTTAACGACGTGCATCACAATGCCCGCCCCGACATCTATGCCCCGCCCACCGCGGACTTTTCCCGCGACCTGCCCCACTGGTCAGGCCTTTTCGAAAAACCCGGTCACGTTGTGTTCATCGCCCATGTCGACGATCAACCTGCGGCGTTTATCACGGCCAGCCTGTCGGCCAGTTCAGGGCCGTTGATGCAACCGCAGAATGTCGTTCGCATCGGCTCGGTGTGTGTCGCCGAACAGTTTTCGGGACAGGGCATCGGCCGTGGGCTGATGAATCTGGTGAAAAACTGGGCGATCGAACAGGATGCCCAGGATCTGCGGTTGACCGTCTGGCCATTCAATCGCCGTGCCGCGCGGATGTATGCGGAGTTCGGCTTTGAGACTCGGGCTGTCGAAATGGGCATGCGTTTGTAGCGGTTTGCCCTCGTCCAGACTTTTCCGGGACTGCGCGCAGCGATCTGGAAATCACGGCTTTCGCCAACCGGCTGGCAAACGTGTTCAGCGCCTGCGTGATGACGCTGAATCAACCTTCAACGTGAGGCGGCTGCACGGGTGAACTGCTGCTCCGTCACCACGCTGCCCCACTGACTGCCCGGCTCTTCCATGGTCAATTCGAACCCGGCCGCTTCGTACAGTCGGCGCGCGGCGTCGAGGCCCTTGAAGGTCCAGAGCTGAATCGCGTCAAACCCCCGCTGATCGCAAAACTCCACCGCCGCGCTCAGCAGTTGCCGGCCGACGCCACTGCCGCGGCAGCCGTCGTCGAGGATGAACCAGCGCAAATGCGCCTGATTGCTGCCCAGATCCTGGCCGTCGATTGCGATCGAGCCAACGATGCGCTCATCAAGCGTCGCCACCCAGATCTGGTTGCAGGGCTGATCGAGGCGCCCGACAAACTCCGCCACTCCACTGGCGACGCGGCTTTCAAAGATCGCGCCGAAACCGGAATGTCGCGAATAATAATCCGCATGCATTTGCGCCACGCGGCCGATCAGGCCGGGGCGATAGCCGGCGCTGATGTGCAGATTCGGCGCGAGCGGCCGGTCAGCACCCAGGCGGATGGTCTTGAGCGCATGCGCGTAGGTTGAAAGGCCCTGCGCCACGCTCTGTTGCTGCGACGGATTGAGCGTGTCCAGTGCCTTGCTGACCTGGGCCTGGCCGTAGGCATGAATGTCGGCGACGGTCTGCCGGCCCTGCGCCGTCAGGTGCAGATGCTTGACCCGGGCGTCCTCGGCGGCGCGCTCTTCGATCTCCCCGGCCTTGATCAGTTTGCCGACCATACGGCTGACACTGGACTTTTCAAGGCCAAGGCTTTGCGCCAGTTGCGCAGCGCTGACGCCGTCCCCGGCTTCGATTTCCAGCAATGCGTGCACGCCGGAGGCGGAATAGTCGGTCGCCGCCAGTGTGGCGCGCATGAAGCCCAACTCCCGCACCATCGTGCGTGACGCCGTGCGGATATCTTCGATCAAGGCTGGAGGAATAGTCATGACAAGCCACCACTGAGAACATAGTTGTACGATACAACCATATTCCGCAATCTCTGTGCAATGCGCCGACTACGCTGGGTAACGGCGAACAGTATCCAGTCGACAAACCTCCCGGCAGGTTCCACCATGGCCCCTTTCCCTGAAATGACAGCGAGGCGTCGTAATGAGCCAATCCACCATCCGCGCGTTGATCCTTGATGACTACGCTGAAAACAGCTTTCGCGAGGCGCAGATCGAACGCCCGGTGCCGCAGGACAACCAGGTTTTGGTGCGCATCATCGCCAGTGGTGTGAACCCCATCGACTACAAGATCCGCACCGGCAACGCGCCCTACGCCATGCCGGAACTGCCGGCGATTCTCGGTACTGACATGGCCGGCGTGATCGAAGCGGTGGGCGCCAACGTTACCCATCTGGCAGTGGGCGATGAGGTGTTTGGCATGGTCGGTGGCGTGCGCGGTTTGCCGGGGTCGCTGGCCGAGTACCTGGCCGTGGATGCGGATCTGGTGGCACGCAAGCCGAAAAATCTCGGCTTCCGTGAAGCTGCTGCGGTGCCGCTGGTGTTCCTGACCGCGTGGGAAGGTCTGGTCGACCGCGCACACGTCAAGGCCGGTCAGAAGGTGCTGGTGCATGGCGGCGCGGGCGGTGTCGGCCACATGGCAGTGCAAATTGCCGCCGCGCTGGGCGCTGAAGTGTTCGCCACGGTCTCGCCGGGCAAACGTTCGATTGTCGAAGGCTACGGCGCCACGGCCATCGACTACCAGAGCGTGCCAGTCGAGCAGTACGTGAATCAGTTCACCGACGGCCAGGGTTTTGACGTGATCTACGATACCGTCGGCGGCAAGAGTCTGGATGATTCGTTCGCGGCAATCCGCCTCTACGGTCACGTCACCAGTTGCGCAGCGTTCGGCACCCACAATCTGGCCACCGGCTCGCTGCGCAGTGCCACGCTGTCGGGGATTTTCGTGTTACTGCCGATGCTCACCGGCGTCGGGCGCAAGCACCACGCAGAAATCCTCGGCTACGCCACGCGGTTGATCGAAGAAGGCAAGGTCAAGCCGTTGATGCATGCTGAACGCTTCAGCCTCAGCCAGGCGCGCGAGGCGCATGACGCGGTGCAACAGGGCAAGGCAATTGGCAAGGTGGTGATCGACGTCGCCTGAACCACACAAACTCCGGCAAAAAAAAACCCCACAACCGAATGAGGTGCGGGGCAAAGTATTGGTTGGTTGCGGCCAACCAAAGGAGCTCGGATAAAACGGTTTGTGCAACCGGATCAGATGCAGTCCTGGGCGGCGCGTTCAAAACTGGAAGGCAGGAAGTTCGAAGCCAGCAAGTGGCGCTCGTAGATGAACACCTTGCCACCGTTGCCGGCCTTATAGGCTTCCAGCACGTTGTCTGCCGACACCTTGCTCGGCACCACAATCCGGTAGCTGCGCTGGGTCTGCGAAACGGTCGGGTTCAGCGCACTGCCCTGCAGCTTCGGCACCACGCAATCGGCGTATTGCGCCGGAGTCTTGTTGGTCTGCAAGGTCAGCGTCGGGTCGTTCGGTGCGGAGGCGCAACCGGCGAGCAGCAAGGAAGCAACGGCCAGGGTCGGGGCAAACAAAGCACGCATCGGGGTCATCCTGAAAATAAAGGTTCGGTTCATCTGGCAGCGATTCAGCGTCACGGCGCCGCCGCTGCCCTTTTGGTTTTGAGTGTTCAGCTGGAAGCCACCAGCGCCTTGAGCGAGGCATCGAACTGCTTCAAGGCATTGAGTTGCAGGTCACGTTGCTGCTCGATCTGCGCGGCAATCTCGTGCGCCGCTTTGTCGTGTACCCAGACCGACGAAATCTGTTTCTCCACCGAGCCCTCGGCTTTGCCGATGTACTGCAGGTCGGCATCGTAGAAACGCGCGATGAAATGCGCCTCGTACAGGCTGTTCTGCTGAGTCAGCAAGCGGTTGAAGGTGTCGAGTTTCACCACTATGTCCGGGTGTGCCTGAATCAGCGCATCAAGGTCGTCGTAAACGGTCACCGACAGAAACTGGCGTTGCAACGAGCTGAGCAACCAGTCGATCGCCAGTTCCGGGTCGGAGCTGCTGACAAAGGCTGCGCGAATTCGCGGATCCAGTGCATCCTTGGCCCCGTGCAGCGCCATATCGTGGTAGCGCGTCAGGTATTGCAGGTTTTCCCGGGTGTTTTCGCTGTACAACACACCCACGGTCTGTGAATGCTGCAAAGTCGCGCTGCTGCCGGCGATTGGCTGAAGATGACACGCACAGGCGTCGTCGGCGTAAGACGGTGCCGTGGCTACCATGCCGCTCATTAGCAGAGCGGTCAGCGCCAGTCGGGTCAGGGTCTTCATCGCGCAATTTCCTTGAGCTGCGTTTTCAATGAGGGCAATTTTCCGCCTATTGCCAGCAAAGCTGAACTTGCGTTTCGTGATGGTCACTATTACTTCTAGCGATAGTTGCGCACGATAAAGACGGGTACACACTCATCCCCAATGACTAAAACAACAGTGAGGAAGCCGATTTGAGAACCTTTGACCTGATCCGCGACGCGGTTCTGCCCGACTTTCGCGAGCGGGTGGCGGAATACCTGGTGCAGTACGAAAACGTGTTGCTGGACAAGGACATCACCGATGCGCAGCTCAAGCGCGATACCGCCAATCAGTTGCGTGGCTATTTGCGCGGGTTGAACACCACCCGGGTGCTGGGCATGGCGTACTGGGAAGAACTGGATCGGCGGGTCGTCGACACTTGGCTCACGCCTCACGAATGAGCGTGGACGCCGGTCGGTGACGATCGTATGCGGCGCCTGCCAAAACGGCCCCGAACGCTTACAATCGGCGGCCTTACCGACCTTCTGACAGGCTCCCCCGGAAATGCCGCTCGACCCACCAACGATGCTGACCATCTCGATCGCTCTCGCAGCCGCTGCCGCGCTGTACCTGGCGGTCGAGTGGCGCAGCATTCGTGAGCCTTCGCTGCTGTTCTGGAGCGCCGGTTTCGCCACCATCACCGTCGGTTCCACCTTGGCCCTGCTGCGCAGCAACGGTTTTCTGCTGATCGGCATCTGGTTCGCCAACGGCTTGCTGGTGACCGCGCATTTTCTGTTTCTGCTGGGAGTGGCGCGCTTTACGCAGATCCGCCTGTCACGCGCCTGGTACCTGATTTTCGTCACCTGGCTGGTTTTGCTGTTGCTGCCGGACGGGCCGTTGTGGTCGAAAGTCATGCTGGCCGCCAACTCGCTGCTGGTCGCCGCCTCGACGCTCAAGGCCAGTCTGTTGTTGCGCCCGCATGGCAAGTCGCTAAGCGTCGGTGCGGTGCAATTGCGCTATGTGCTGCTCGGTCACGGCATCTTCTATGTGGCCAAGGCCCTGACCGTGGTGATCCCCGGCACGCTGATCGACCTGGCTGCATTCCGTGGCGTCATCATCCAGATCTCGCTGGTCGAGGGCGCGATGGCGATCATGCTCATTGCACTGTCGATGACCGGGACCGAACGCTACCGGCGCGAGGAGCAGATCGCCCGACTGGCCGCCCGCGATCCACTGACCGCGCTCTACAACCGCCGCGCCCTCGACATGCGCGCGCCGGGCCTGCTGCGGGGCGTGTCTGCGGCGCATCCCGGCGCCCTGCTATTGATCGATATCGACAACTTCAAATCGGTCAACGATCAGTACGGCCACAGCGCCGGCGACCGTTTGCTGGTGGCGTTGAGCGAAATGATCCGCGCCGAGACCACCGATGAGGCGCTGGCCGCCCGTTTGGGCGGCGACGAGTTCGTGATTTTGCTGAGCAACGCGCCCAGTGATCACATCGTCAGACTGGGCGACGCCCTGCGCGATCAGTTTCAACGCAGCGCCGCCCAGACCTTCCCCACCGCCGAACCGGTGACGCTGAGCATCGGCGCCACCCTGTTCAACCAGCCACCGGCCAGCCTCGCGGCATTGATCGAACAAGGCGACGCCGCGCTCTACGAATCCAAGCGCGGTGGGCGCAACCGCCTGCGCCTGACCGGGCTCACCACTTCAGGATGATCAGACCCATGACCCGCTCCGAAACGCCTCTGCAAGACCTCGCCGCCCCCGAAGGCGTCTGCTACGGCTGCGGCAGCCGCAACCCCCATGGCCTGCACGTCAAAAGCTACTGGCACGAGGACGGCGTGCACGTCATGGCCGAACACCTGCCGGACGACAAATACTGCGGCTGGCCAGACCTGGTATACGGCGGCCTGCTGGCAATGCTGGTCGACTGCCATTCCAACTGGACGGCCATGGCCTACCACTACCGCCACGAACATCGCGAGCCGGGCAGCCTGCCGCGCATCGACTGCGTCACTGGCAACCTCGGCCTCAAGTTCATCAAACCCACACCGATGGGCGTCACCCTGACCTTGCGCGC
The Pseudomonas fluorescens genome window above contains:
- a CDS encoding GGDEF domain-containing protein → MPLDPPTMLTISIALAAAAALYLAVEWRSIREPSLLFWSAGFATITVGSTLALLRSNGFLLIGIWFANGLLVTAHFLFLLGVARFTQIRLSRAWYLIFVTWLVLLLLPDGPLWSKVMLAANSLLVAASTLKASLLLRPHGKSLSVGAVQLRYVLLGHGIFYVAKALTVVIPGTLIDLAAFRGVIIQISLVEGAMAIMLIALSMTGTERYRREEQIARLAARDPLTALYNRRALDMRAPGLLRGVSAAHPGALLLIDIDNFKSVNDQYGHSAGDRLLVALSEMIRAETTDEALAARLGGDEFVILLSNAPSDHIVRLGDALRDQFQRSAAQTFPTAEPVTLSIGATLFNQPPASLAALIEQGDAALYESKRGGRNRLRLTGLTTSG
- a CDS encoding PaaI family thioesterase, producing the protein MTRSETPLQDLAAPEGVCYGCGSRNPHGLHVKSYWHEDGVHVMAEHLPDDKYCGWPDLVYGGLLAMLVDCHSNWTAMAYHYRHEHREPGSLPRIDCVTGNLGLKFIKPTPMGVTLTLRARVEGDVGRKTRVICEVYAGEVLTAVGDSVFVRVDTGQLADAAHGR